One region of Glycine max cultivar Williams 82 chromosome 9, Glycine_max_v4.0, whole genome shotgun sequence genomic DNA includes:
- the LOC100811579 gene encoding rop guanine nucleotide exchange factor 3 isoform X1: MDKSSKFDENSDVGYHPSSPSNTPDFSPMSGDSFTYCQTWTSPESETVDESSYASEPSPSRWRAKQDVLSKLGMKLREHSMDDKLDACVDSAELELMKERFAKLLLGEDMSGSGKGVCTAVTISNAITNLYATVFGQSLKLEPLKPEKSAMWKREMKVLLSVCDYIQEFAPTAQYLEDGTIVEMMKSRPRLDIYVNLPALQKLDTMLIEILDTFQDTEFWYAENIPGNSSRLRGASFRTKFPRKDGKWWLPVPCVLPGGLSDKSRKHLIEKRDCANQIHKAAMAINSSVLAEIDIPEKYIDNLPELRFYCQVTEDSIKCDPIKQMSWNFSSNFISLLWKPIIAAESCRKRDDIVSIKSGRSSVGDSIYLYMQTADKFSPEQLLDCLKISSEHEALELADRVESSMYTWRRKACLTHSKSSWSKVKDLIEDTDSKDKNYTLAERAESLLLCLKQRYPELSQTSLDTCKIQYNRDVGNAILESYSRVLEGLAFNIVAWIEDVLYVDKSMRNRDV; encoded by the exons ATGGATAAATCATCCAAATTTGATGAAAATTCTGATGTGGGGTATCACCCTTCTTCACCTTCCAATACTCCTGATTTTTCCCCAATGAGTGGAGATTCTTTTACATATTGCCAAACCTGGACAAGCCCAGAGTCTGAGACTGTAGATGAGAGCAGCTATGCCAGTGAACCTTCACCTTCTCGGTGGAGGGCTAAACAGGATGTTCTTTCTAAGCTAGGAATGAAGCTGCGCGAGCATTCGATGGATGATAAACTTGATGCCTGTGTTGATTCAG CCGAGCTTGAATTGATGAAGGAAAGATTTGCAAAGCTTCTGCTCGGAGAAGACATGTCTGGAAGTGGGAAAGGTGTTTGCACTGCAGTTACAATCTCAAATGCCATTACCAATCTCTAcg CAACTGTATTTGGACAAAGTTTAAAGTTGGAACCACTAAAGCCTGAAAAGAGCGCTATGTGGAAAAGGGAAATGAAGGTTCTCTTATCAGTGTGTGACTACATACAAGAATTTGCTCCAACTGCTCAATATTTAGAAGATGGCACAATTGTGGAG ATGATGAAAAGCAGACCAAGGTTAGACATATATGTCAACCTTCCCGCACTGCAGAAGCTTGACACAATGCTCATA GAAATATTAGATACTTTCCAGGACACTGAATTTTGGTATGCAGAGAACATACCAGGGAATTCGAGTCGATTACGTGGAGCCTCATTCCGAACAAAATTTCCAAGGAAAGATGGCAAATGGTGGCTGCCAGTTCCTTGTGTTCTTCCTGGTGGCCTCTCTGACAAGTCAAGAAAGCACCTGATAGAGAAAAGGGATTGTGCTAATCAAATTCATAAGGCTGCCATGGCAATAAACAGCAGTGTTCTTGCAGAAATAGACATCCCAGAAAAATACATAGATAATCTTCCCGAG ctGAGATTCTATTGCCAAGTGACTGAGGATTCCATAAAATGTGACCCCATAAAGCAAATGTCTTGGAATTTTTCATCAAATTTCATAAGCCTTTTATGGAAGCCTATAATAGCAGCTGAGTCTTGTAGAAAAAGGGATGATATAGTTTCAATTAAG AGTGGAAGATCAAGTGTAGGGGACTCAATTTACCTCTACATGCAAACTGCAGACAAGTTCTCACCTGAACAACTTCTTGACTGTCTCAAAATAAGTTCTGAACATGAAGCACTTGAGCTAGCAGACAGGGTTGAATCATCAATGTACACATGGAGACGCAAAGCTTGTCTGACCCATTCAAAATCATCATGGAGCAAAGTAAAGGATCTCATTGAAGACACAGACTCTAAGGACAAAAACTACACCTTAGCCGAGAGAGCTGAATCCTTATTGCTTTGCCTGAAGCAAAGATATCCTGAACTTTCACAAACATCTTTGGACACATGCAAGATCCAATACAACCGG GATGTAGGGAATGCAATACTAGAGAGTTATTCAAGAGTTTTGGAAGGCCTAGCATTCAACATTGTTGCATGGATTGAAGATGTTCTTTATGTTGATAAATCAATGAGGAACCGAGATGTCTAG
- the LOC100811579 gene encoding rop guanine nucleotide exchange factor 3 isoform X2, whose amino-acid sequence MDKSSKFDENSDVGYHPSSPSNTPDFSPMSGDSFTYCQTWTSPESETVDESSYASEPSPSRWRAKQDVLSKLGMKLREHSMDDKLDACVDSAELELMKERFAKLLLGEDMSGSGKGVCTAVTISNAITNLYATVFGQSLKLEPLKPEKSAMWKREMKVLLSVCDYIQEFAPTAQYLEDGTIVEMMKSRPRLDIYVNLPALQKLDTMLIEILDTFQDTEFWYAENIPGNSSRLRGASFRTKFPRKDGKWWLPVPCVLPGGLSDKSRKHLIEKRDCANQIHKAAMAINSSVLAEIDIPEKYIDNLPESGRSSVGDSIYLYMQTADKFSPEQLLDCLKISSEHEALELADRVESSMYTWRRKACLTHSKSSWSKVKDLIEDTDSKDKNYTLAERAESLLLCLKQRYPELSQTSLDTCKIQYNRDVGNAILESYSRVLEGLAFNIVAWIEDVLYVDKSMRNRDV is encoded by the exons ATGGATAAATCATCCAAATTTGATGAAAATTCTGATGTGGGGTATCACCCTTCTTCACCTTCCAATACTCCTGATTTTTCCCCAATGAGTGGAGATTCTTTTACATATTGCCAAACCTGGACAAGCCCAGAGTCTGAGACTGTAGATGAGAGCAGCTATGCCAGTGAACCTTCACCTTCTCGGTGGAGGGCTAAACAGGATGTTCTTTCTAAGCTAGGAATGAAGCTGCGCGAGCATTCGATGGATGATAAACTTGATGCCTGTGTTGATTCAG CCGAGCTTGAATTGATGAAGGAAAGATTTGCAAAGCTTCTGCTCGGAGAAGACATGTCTGGAAGTGGGAAAGGTGTTTGCACTGCAGTTACAATCTCAAATGCCATTACCAATCTCTAcg CAACTGTATTTGGACAAAGTTTAAAGTTGGAACCACTAAAGCCTGAAAAGAGCGCTATGTGGAAAAGGGAAATGAAGGTTCTCTTATCAGTGTGTGACTACATACAAGAATTTGCTCCAACTGCTCAATATTTAGAAGATGGCACAATTGTGGAG ATGATGAAAAGCAGACCAAGGTTAGACATATATGTCAACCTTCCCGCACTGCAGAAGCTTGACACAATGCTCATA GAAATATTAGATACTTTCCAGGACACTGAATTTTGGTATGCAGAGAACATACCAGGGAATTCGAGTCGATTACGTGGAGCCTCATTCCGAACAAAATTTCCAAGGAAAGATGGCAAATGGTGGCTGCCAGTTCCTTGTGTTCTTCCTGGTGGCCTCTCTGACAAGTCAAGAAAGCACCTGATAGAGAAAAGGGATTGTGCTAATCAAATTCATAAGGCTGCCATGGCAATAAACAGCAGTGTTCTTGCAGAAATAGACATCCCAGAAAAATACATAGATAATCTTCCCGAG AGTGGAAGATCAAGTGTAGGGGACTCAATTTACCTCTACATGCAAACTGCAGACAAGTTCTCACCTGAACAACTTCTTGACTGTCTCAAAATAAGTTCTGAACATGAAGCACTTGAGCTAGCAGACAGGGTTGAATCATCAATGTACACATGGAGACGCAAAGCTTGTCTGACCCATTCAAAATCATCATGGAGCAAAGTAAAGGATCTCATTGAAGACACAGACTCTAAGGACAAAAACTACACCTTAGCCGAGAGAGCTGAATCCTTATTGCTTTGCCTGAAGCAAAGATATCCTGAACTTTCACAAACATCTTTGGACACATGCAAGATCCAATACAACCGG GATGTAGGGAATGCAATACTAGAGAGTTATTCAAGAGTTTTGGAAGGCCTAGCATTCAACATTGTTGCATGGATTGAAGATGTTCTTTATGTTGATAAATCAATGAGGAACCGAGATGTCTAG
- the LOC100812108 gene encoding Gibberellin 20-oxidase-like protein-like, translating to MSNTKSHAGIPILDLSQPLQPCSLSSLYNASKDWGLFHIINHGISKDLCSQIQTLSKHLFNLPSNTKLRLGPLSSLNSYTPLFIASPFFESLRVNGPNFYVSADNSAEILFDKKDSKFSVIIQEYCSKMEDLSKKILKLVLMSIGDGIEKKFYDSEFKKCHGYLRVNNYSAPEVIEDQVEGLGMHTDMSCITILYQDEIGGLQVRSNEGEWIDINPSEGTLVVNIGDMLQAWSNDKLRSSEHRVVLKHHENRFSLSFFWCFEDDKVILAPDEVVGEGNKRKYKPFVCLDYLKFRESNERGRFDKVGFTVRDFASIKAQL from the exons ATGTCTAACACCAAATCTCATGCTGGCATTCCCATTTTGGACCTTTCTCAGCCATTGCAGCCATGTTCTCTATCCTCTCTCTATAATGCAAGCAAAGATTGGGGTCTTTTCCACATAATCAACCATGGAATCTCCAAAGATCTTTGCAGCCAGATCCAGACACTATCCAAACACCTCTTCAACCTCCCTTCTAATACTAAACTTAGACTTGGTCCTTTGTCATCTTTAAATTCTTACACCCCTCTTTTCATTGCCTCTCCATTCTTTGAGAGCCTCCGAGTCAATGGACCCAACTTTTATGTTTCTGCTGATAATTCTGCTGAGATCCTCTTTGACAAAAAGGACTCCAAATTCAG TGTGATAATACAAGAATATTGCAGTAAGATGGAAGATTTGTCTAAGAAAATTCTAAAGCTTGTATTGATGAGCATAGGGGATGGCATTGAGAAGAAGTTCTATGATTCTGAGTTCAAGAAGTGCCACGGTTACTTGAGGGTAAACAATTACTCAGCTCCAGAAGTTATAGAAGATCAAGTTGAGGGGCTTGGGATGCACACTGATATGAGTTGTATTACTATCTTATATCAAGATGAGATAGGAGGGCTTCAAGTGAGATCAAATGAGGGAGAGTGGATAGATATAAACCCATCTGAGGGAACCCTAGTGGTGAACATAGGTGATATGTTGCAAGCTTGGAGCAATGACAAACTAAGATCCTCAGAACATAGAGTTGTTTTGAAACATCATGAGAACCGGTTTTCTCTATCATTCTTTTGGTGCTTTGAGGATGACAAGGTGATTTTGGCACCAGATGAAGTTGTTGGAGAAGGGAATAAAAGGAAGTACAAACCATTTGTGTGCTTGGACTATTTGAAATTTAGAGAGAGCAATGAAAGAGGTAGATTTGATAAGGTGGGTTTCACAGTTAGAGACTTTGCTTCGATCAAGGCTCAGTTGTAA